atttgtttatcaccatagaaatgaataaaaaattataatattataatattaatttaacttatatgataaaataaataataacaatataaaatacccagactgacaaaccgtctccactcagaatcgtttttcttatacaatgatattttatcattgaattcaagtctaatacaacccattatacaattacccacgtgtaacctactatacagcagaacgacatccacctGCTTTTTTAATAGTTGGATTTAaatcatttgtaaataattagaGTAAGTCCTCTTCTATcataacctatataattttaaaataatattaataattgtatttgcataaaatataggtatctaattatttacaaatgattTTAATCCAACNNNNNNNNNNNNNNNNNNNNNNNNNNNNNNNNNNNNNNNNNNNNNNNNNNNNNNNNNNNNNNNNNNNNNNNNNNNNNNNNNNNNNNNNNNNNNNNNNNNNNNNNNNNNNNNNNNNNNNNNNNNNNNNNNNNNNNNNNNNNNNNNNNNNNNNNNNNNNNNNNNNNNNNNNNNNNNNNNNNNNNNNNNNNNNNNNNNNNNNNNNNNNNNNNNNNNNNNNNNNNNNNNNNNNNNNNNNNNNNNNNNNNNNNNNNNNNNNNNNNNNNNNNNNNNNNNNNNNNNNNNNNNNNNNNNNNNNNNNNNNNNNNNNNNNNNNNNNNNNNNNNNNNNNNNNNNNNNNNNNNNNNNNNNNNNNNgataaaatatcattgtataagaaaaacgaattgaactttaaatacttgtaaaaaattgtggatatggatttttaatatttttctaatatcatTGTAGCAATATACTAATAGGAACCtagtaataaatttttaatattttttacccaacaaatacaattttactgacattcatagaaataaaaactaaagaaattagaaactgaaaatatccgtaaatagttcaaaacaaatcaacattttttgaaaattttatcgtgcatagaaaatgcgaatataaacaactagtgaaaattgcatgtatctacagtcatttgttttagagttacaccaaaaaccaaaattgatttaaatagtaaataaatcttACTTTACGCCACCAAACTTGAGCtaaaattagcatttaaaaGAATTATTCTTTAATGACAAATTTCTTACACGGCGTAatatataggcaatataggtacatctgTGCATTGGATATTAGCTTGGACActctttgtaaataatattttttgtgccATATCAGTTATTATCATATGCATTTCTTAGTTTGAAGTCttggtaagtattattatacataatttatgtttgtacaatacatataatacagtataatacaaaataaaacattattattattgttaataattgtatcgtgtaaaataaatatttcaacctGACTATTAATATtgcttttcaaattaatttctccatgtttattgaaatttgaaattataacttatacagtaataatatacggggcgctagtgttaTAATGCCTACAGgtggaaaaatggtaagtccgcctctggctttgcaacatattataatttcagtaTGGGAGTGAAAATTGAGatctgaattaaaaataatacctaagtcTTCCTTACTAGAAGTTAAACTTGAACTGTTGATGgagcaagtataatatttaatagaggAGTTTCAACTttacttattatacaaaaaataatgatattatatcaaacattttaaaatataaacctcCTGACTTGGATAAATGTCAGACCAACATTTTTCTGAAAACCtgataaaatgtcaattttaaatttttcaaaataaatttatgtcaaatttaaatttctttattttcagtattaaaaaatcaaaaaatgttgtactatatacattatacgtatagCGCAAATGTCTGCAAATGacataatcattgtaaaataaaatcgtaaaatcGAATTACTAAGCCAACCTCAAAACTTAGTTTCAATAATAACATCGTGAAATCGTTGGTATTACTTGGTCTACATgtcttttaataacaaatttccgagctatataggtatagcccGAACGAAATATCAAATCTAACTTGAGTtaatctaatattctaatatttcaaatctaatatctaaattctaatattaacaaaatcCTACTTTGTTATGCAAAACGACTTAACGACGCATACCTATATGCGTCGGAGTGACGAGGTTAAAATTCGAAAAGGTGTATACTCACGCGTATAACAAGGTAGACGCACGTCTCGTTGAAGGGAGTTCCATGTCCATAGCTAGCCTCTGGCAGTCTCGCTTAATAAACGAACCACTCGTAAGAagaatttgtattatttcataattcgtgtcaatttttaaaaaaatgccaggatttaaaagttatataggtaggtttagtaatagttatctataataataatatagtgcttTACTCTCGGGATGACGGGTAGGACGAGAcacatttttttcgtttttcgtacAAATTCGATTTATGCTCATAACTATAGAGCCCggatttatatgaatttaaaaagtgtcaaatatgattcaaatatgcaattttatgccatattatgttatacatcattaaatgtgattttttttaaaatattgatgatgGGTAATGATTggatttgaatattattgaatttgcaCCAACCGACTTTTTTTCTTTCGATAaacgtgtacctattattagttaaaaatataactatatatacctcTTATTTTCATCACTTCCTTCAGTCGTGTGTGAGCAGCTCAGTTTTTCCTCATCCTCCTCATCACTGTAAGTCCAATTGGCGGACGGGATATTTCTGAGCGCGAGCCGGTCCGTCTCGCAATAAAAGTTCTCTTCCGTAGCGCCTACCCAGCCACAATGATGATTGTCCGCTGTCTTGTTACCATTTGTTGCACGGTGCGGACGTCCTTCTGGGTGGCAGAGGAGTGCTGCTCGCGAATGTTTCCGGTCCCAACAGGTGCTTCAGTTGGTCGTTGGTCTCTTCGCATCTTACCATggcttttcaaaaaataaaataccatatagCATTTCAAAACAACGTTTGACACAGTACGTAAAGAAAACAATGACAAAGATATGCCAATCGGTATTACCTTGCACTGTTTGATTAGTTTATCATTGTTGAACTTGTTTGCCAACATCATCATCTCCGAGAAGTGTTGAGCAGTAGGAGACGGATGTGCCATTTAAGTATCTTCGCAGTTCTTTAACGTTACGTGTGACGTGCTTTTCGGATATGTACTTCATACATTCCAAAGCCCAATCGTAAACCTGAGAAAATAATacaccaaattaatattttgattttaaataattatacaaattattcgaAATGTGATTCACGTAGgtaatctttttaatttttagtcaaTATACGAGTACACTGCAGCTGATCCCGTTATAACGCTTttgactattttatattaagttttattacctaactatatataatatatatgtatattgtaactTCACTAGATCTCTTATCTATCtcatattcaattataaataggttatattcataatttcaaaacccattaaaatattatattataactatacctcaatacttataatatttaagtatgcatatatacatatttactcgtataattctaaaattaaatatatgaaattatataattataacatatttactttATCGAGTAAGTAAAAACAGCGTGATGTGTCTTCGAGTCTTTCACGAGTCTCTTCAAGTCGATCACTAAAACCTCTCAGATGCTGCTTCAGAGATTTGGCCAGATCTTTTAGACTGGTACCATTGCTACATTGGCCTGCTTCTTCCAATAAATCTCCAGCTTTGTCAAGatttttctgtaaaaataaaataagaaatgtcATTAATcctcatattattaattatatgacgTAAACACATACAATGTTTTAATAACATACACGTCATACATATTGGTTGTaacactaaatacaatttttgagagtttatttttattgtttattgttaaaacaCAAATATGATGTAATTCCTTCAACAAGGCTAcacattttgcataaaaatacgTCTTGTGAAAATCTACAAAGccagaaaattcaaaaatcacatttcgcaataataatttattataatacttggtTAAATGAACAATAGACTAAATAGAAATCTTATATTATGGTATGATACTATGAtagttagtttattaaaaacccaaattattaaattgaaaaaaaatgacattgtatattatgttcatgtaCGTATACAGTTGTCGAGTCTCAaggggaataaaaataatttcgacttatatatttttcaagttataGTATATATCAAACACAACTCAAAAACCCTTCAAGGGGCAAGAAAAAAAATCGAGTTATCGAGGATTTCGAGTCATCGATGTTTGAGTAATCGGGACTCGACtgtttatatttaggtatactgtTAGTTGTTACTTCTACTCAGGTATCAgataatcacatattatatcatcaccGTTATACCTGCAGTATACGAGTCAAATGGTCAGCGGTACTGTACTGAGGATTTCCATTGAAGACAATCATGCGGATGTGTACAACTCAAATACCAAGGTTAATAGCGGTTTTAGTCAAACTCCTCACTCGAACCTGCTGCTAAACCGATACCAAATCAACTTGCACTAGTCTCTCCCCCACACTTTTTTCAAACTATACCAGAGTACCAAACAACCAACTCACAATTACTTGAATTACTTATAGAAAATTAGCTCTACAGCTTATCTATCCGGTGTAAGTTGGATAAAGTGGGGGTACTAACTGCacagtatacacacacacatacctcccggtacctacataacatagATTAAATAccgtttttgaaatatatattagtaattaaatgtgttaaacattaaatacagcctatcttaaaatacatttaagtgcGCACGACAATGACGAAAACAAAAATTCTCGTTTTATATACAGCTGTTACACACAAATAATCGATTAATCAATTCTATTTTGCAAACTGTGCACATTTAAGTGCAGTGCTCCAAAAACAGCGTTACTCAGCAAAACATAACACTACATATGATCTTAGTTGGAAATTATTCGTGTGTATAGTGGCAATCCCAGCAGGCCcggttatatacatataatgtcgAAAAGTTTTGGAATTAGGTTATGGTAGAAACTTACACACATTGTAGCTTTAATTTAAATACGCGAGTAGGAAACTgaagaaaaaaatctttaattaaggtacaatatacaatgtggtaaaagtatagtgtatactgtatataagtaGATTTGTATTCAGCacctaattatgtatatatgatacTTTTGTATAATTTACGAGTTGCAGTAATGATAGACATACAcgagaaaaaaatcaaacaatattcGTACGCAGATTTAGGTCgtgtgaaaatattaatacaacaccttattgaaataaattgtttacctgTGAATAATGCACAGACTAATCATAGTTTAACAGCGATGAATTTTACTTAGGACTGCAGCAGTAGTTGTAGACCAGTTCGACATTTCGCAAacgcacatattttataatatttaattgccgTGAGTAAGACCTACCAGTTCGTTTTGGAGATTTTGCCGATctaaatatacatacctacgtatTTGCTGCGGCTTACATGATAGGCAGGACCATATTTATGCAAGGACAAATGGGACATTTGCACTGGGCCCACCGAATTCaggcaaacaaaatattaattgtatacctttttatcatatacttttgaaaaacaaattagattTGA
This portion of the Acyrthosiphon pisum isolate AL4f chromosome A1, pea_aphid_22Mar2018_4r6ur, whole genome shotgun sequence genome encodes:
- the LOC115033592 gene encoding uncharacterized protein LOC115033592, with translation MVVSASGPSAASRVLGMWKFLCSSAYCSHSVITWLTESSVPQETHCGFSPLFVRYKCKNLDKAGDLLEEAGQCSNGTSLKDLAKSLKQHLRGFSDRLEETRERLEDTSRCFYLLDKVYDWALECMKYISEKHVTRNVKELRRYLNGTSVSYCSTLLGDDDVGKQVQQ